Sequence from the Methanobrevibacter arboriphilus genome:
TCAGTATAATTCTTTTCTTTCAATCTTTCATTGATGTAAACTTTTTCATTCTTAAGACCTTTTCTCAATGGTATAGCTCTTGCATACTTATTGCCAACTGGTTTTTCGACATCTAAATCCATATCTAAATTGTCAAATATATCATACCAATATTTCTCAGTATACAAGAAACTCCCTCCTTCCATTTCCAATATTCCAACTCCAGGATAGCGACCATTATCATTATCTTCTTCAACATGAGATATAATAAGTTCTTCACCTTCTTCAGTTTTAGTTTGACTTGCATTATCCAGAAACATATTACCTGTGTTATAATCATAAGTATATGTCCAAACTGCAAACTTATCACGACCTCTCCCAGCTAAATCCATGAATAAAATACTACTTGTATCGTGTAATGATTTTATGAACTTGTCTACATTAATACATCTTGTATCCATTAGTTCTTTTTTTATAAAACCAGTTACACCAGGAATATGACTAAAATTACCATTTTTATAAGCTTGTTTTTCATCTTCATCCATTTCATTAAGAGTTTGCTCGTATTCAGCTTGTTTAATGTGAGGGTTTGTATCCCATTGTAAACGAATATAAAAATAGTTTGTTTTGGTTTTATCTTTTATATATGTCTTATCAAAGTAATTATTAACTGTTAAGTTATTTAATTGAGGATTTCCAAAACATAAAAATAGTAAAGGATAGAATGAATTTTTATCTTGTCTAAGAGTACTTTTGAGGTTATCTAGTATCTTTTTACTGTTTTGCAAAGCTTCATCATTAATTATAATATGGTTTGATTTACTTTGAGTACTGTCAGCTTTTTTATCATAATTAAATGCTCTGAACTTTATAACAGCTCCACCAAGAGTGGTGTATTGTCTTTCTTTAGCATTCCATTTAAGACCATTTCCATTAGGATACAATTGATTATCCCACATGGTTATATAACCATGTATACTGTTTTTCCCATCTTCAAAAAGGTCATTGTATAATTGCCTGGTGACAGTAATAGTAATTTTTTCTTCAGCTAATAAAAGTGCAATAACAGCACCCATTAGTGTTTTACCACCATATTTACCCCCACCACACAGAATATTATTTACTTGTGGAGATAAGCTTTCAGGGTCAATATTAAATTTAAAACAGTAGTAAATAAGTAATAATTGTTGATGATATTCTAAAACACCTTTTTTAATATCGTTTGGAATATGCCTATTTTTTATCAATGATTTTTCTATAAAATTAACAAACCAGGATTCATTTAAAACCCTGTAATCATTGACTATCATTTTTCTTCAGTAGCTTTTTCTATCGCAATTTCTCTTTGCTTTTTAAAAAAGTTATTTAAATCATTAATATTAACATTAATATCTGGAGGTTCAGGACTATCTTTTAAAATCATAGCTTTAGCCTTAATAGCATCAATCCCTAATCTCTTAACTAAAATCTGAATTTTAACAATATCTGCTTGAGAAGTAACAATACCTCCTCTTGGACCTTCTTCAACATAAAGACTATCTATATCTAAACCAACATTTTCAGCTTCAGAAATAATAGTGTCTAAAGCATCTAAATCGGAGACTCCTTTATTAACAACATCATCAATAGCTTCCTTATTAGCTAACTCTTTATCAACAACTTCATCAACCTTAGACTTCTTATCTTTTTCTTTAACCTTTTGTTGCTTATAATACTCAGAAGCAGTCTTAGATTTTATTTTTTTAACAAAATTATTAATAGCAGTATGAGAAATACTCTCATTATATTCATTCTTCAAGTAATCAGAAATATGCCTTGGAGAAATACTTTTTTCTATCATGTCAAGTATTTCATTAAAATGAGGTGACTTTTCAACCTTGGACTTTGGAGGCATAAATATCAACATCACATCATATTAATTGTAAAGGAAAAATGAATTTTGTAAAGGTTTGTAAAGGTATAATTTACCCCCCTTAAGGGGTGAAAGTGTAAAGGTTACTGTAAAGGTTTACATTAATTGTAAAATATGTGAAAAAATGTTTTTCTTTTATACATCATTTTTATAACATATCAAAAACATATATATAATATAGGTGGTGATTATAAAAATGATAAATTTTAATTTAATATTCGCCACAACAATAATATATGCGATATTTTTAATTGGATGGTTTTTCTTAAACCATAGCTTTAATCAAAGAGTTAGTTATTAGCAAATAAACAAAATCTTTATAGAAATCCATTTAAAACATTTTTTAAATATTTTTATATTATAAATAATTAAATTATATTTTAATATAAAAAATAAAATGTTTAAAAAAAACATCCTATTATTATTTTATTTTTAAAATTTTTTTAATTCTACAATATAATTGGTGATTTATTTGAACTATGAAAAAATAGTAATTACAACAGAAAAAAGAAATTTTGAATATGAAGTAGGTAAAAAAATTAATAGAATTACCCCTCCACAAGGAATTATTGAATCAACAGATATAGTCGAAAGCATTCATATTGATACTGAAAATAAAATAATTTCCATTTCATTTAAAAACTTGAAAAAAATCGTATACCCCATTTCATCAATATTATTCTATGAAGTTTATGATAAAAAATAAACAATATATGGATTTTTTTTTATTATGAGAATTAAAAAAGTTAAATTCAAAATAAAGTCTACTAATGAAGAAAGGGTTTTTATTAGTAACAAACAAGTGAACAATAATGATAATCTAAAAGTTAGAAACATTTTTTTAAATGATGATTTAGAAACTATAAAAATAATATATAACAATAATAAAGGAGAAACTTTTAACTACAAAGACATTGAAAACATAGAATATACTCAATTACAATTATAAAAAAATAACTCATTTTTTTTATTTACATTCTTCTAATATTTTTTCTAATTATTTATTACTATTAATTCACATGATATTTCTTCAATTTTATAATATATCTTATTTATAACTAAATTTTTAAATGAATAAATCATTTTTTTTGTAAAGTTTTAGATAAATCTAAAAATTATAAAATAATTATTCATAATAATGAATATAGTCATTATCCTTTTAAACTAAAAACAAATATTTAAATTTATAAAAATTATAAAAAACATACAAATAAAGAAAATTCATAAGCTTTGATTAAAATGACAAAAAAAATATTAAATATTAAAAAAGTAAAACCCACTACAAAAAACAATTTCGAAATTGAAATACATATATTAGAAGAAGGAATAGTTAGAATCAATTACAAATCAGTGACTGATAATAAGAATTGTGAAAAAATATATTTTAAAAATTTAACAGAGCAAGATACTGATTTGATTAAAGAAAATTTAGATAAAAATGTACTTCTAATTGTATATAATTCTGAAGAAGAATATAAAAAACAATCTAATATTCCAATTAATGAAAGAAAGCATTATATTTTAGAATTAAAATCTTGGAGATTAACAAATTAAAAATTATTTTTCTTTTATTATTTACATTCTTCTAATATTTTTTCTAATTCTTTATCTACAAGTCTCTTAGCTACTTCTTCAGCTTTATCCTCAATCTTATTATCAATAATCTTTAATTCCTCTTTCTTTTTCTGCTCATCATACTGATCAATAAAAGTAATAAGTATAATAGCTAAACCTATAGCTATTACTCCTACCAATATTCCTATTTCATTAAATTTCTCTAGTAAAGGATGGTCTATTATACCTGCAAAAATACTAACAATACCAGTAGCTATAAGGCCACTACTTATTGTAGTTTTTAGAAATCCAGTAATCCAAACCCTTCTTCTGTAGGGTATTTGTATTATTAAAGGTTCTAATGATTCTTTATTATGTTTCATCTTCACCCTCACTATTTTTAAGTTCAATATCTTTAGCTAGATAACCCCCGATTATACCCAGAGCTGCAAGAGATATATTTTCTTGACCTAAATACATTCCATACAAGATTGCTATTATTAGTCCTGCTAGCATTATTGTTTTAGCTAAACTTATTTCCTTAAATTTCATATTAAAACCGCCTCCAAATATAATAAAAATAATTATAAAATATATTAAAAAATATTAAAAGTATTACTGAATTTTAGCTATTTTAGTGTTCCTTTATAAAAGAATCCAAAATATACAGCTGTGATCATTTTTCCAGGTTAGCTGAAAAGTAATACTTTGTAAATAAAAAAGATATAATAAAAATTAATAATTAGTAATTCGATGGATAAAAACAAAAAAATATTCTTTAACCCAAAAGAACAAAAAAATTTAAGGAGAATAATGAAAACACTCTCAAACCTTATTGCTCTATCCATCGAATTATTAATCCTACAATATTAAACCCCAATCTAAAACAATCTTAAAACCACCGACATAATTACTAGTAGCAGACAAAACCATACCACAATCACAACAATAAGACTCACAATCATCATGAACAATATTTTTACTCTCACATCCAGGACACTTAAGATCAGCCTGTTTTTTAGTGATTTTAATAAAGCTATCACAATTAAAACAAGTTAGAGTATATTGTCTAATCTTATGGTTATATGAAATTTCGATATCTTCATCATCACAGTAAGGGCATTTCAGAATAGGCATGTTCAATATATACTGTAACGATTTAGAAAATAAGATAAAAAAAATAATAATTATAATTTGTTTAGGTAAGCCTAAAAAATAAATGAAAAACAAAATATAGATTCAATATAAAATTATTTAGAATTCCTTCTATAAAAAGTATAGTGTTCAATTATAAAATAAGTACATTATAAGTACAAACAATAAAATTATACTCTTAGTTGAAAATTAAGAAAAAGCATAAGAATATGTATAGTAATTTATTAAAATTTAGGAAGTTATATATGTTAGATTTTACAAAAGAAATAATGTAATACGAAAAATTAGTATTGCATAAAAAATAAGTATGTGAAAAGTCTTTTTATAGATCATTATTAATAACGACAAAAATAATGACCTACATTTGAAAAAGACTAAACAAAGAAAAAACTTACAAGAAATTAGTAAGTAATTATATCTATATAATTCTTAACATTTAAAGATTATGGATATAATTAATAAATTCTTACTTTTTTCTGTAATTTTCAAATAACATGTTTAGTTATTTTTTCACCTATTTAAAACTTTTCACTCAGACGTGAGAACTTCATATCTAAAAAAAAATGGAGCTGGTAATCATGGCACGCTGTGGACAAAAACCAGGGAAAGGTAGATATGTCTGTATCAACTGTGGTGAAGACTTATACTTAGATGATGCAACTGACACATTACCTCCTTGTGCAAAATGTAATGGATGCGATTTTAGAAGAGGATAAAAACACCCCTCTTCACTTTTTTTATATAATAACACAAAGGAGGTGAAATAATAGCTAAGAAAAAACCAACTGGGTTGAAACCAGGAACTAAAGCACCAGAATCTGGACAATATAAAGCTACAGGATCTAAAACAGAAGTTACAGGAGTTAAAGGTAAAAAACTACCTCCTACTAAAAAGCCTGGTCAAAAATATAAATTAGTTGATAGAACCAAACATAAGAAATAAAAATTTATATTATAAGAATGTAATTTTTATAAACTTTCATTTTATTATTTTTTTATTTCAAATTCTTCTATATCAAATGACTTTCCAAACCACATCCTCCAAATAACAAAATAACACTTACCATTTTTACCATACTTTGTCCAATAAGACAAAGGCAACAATTGTTTTACTAACCATTTAAACTCCATAATAAATCACGCCTTTATTTTTAATCTTCTCATTTCATTTTCAACAGCAATTAATTCCTTAATATCTTCTTCATGACGATGCATAGACAAAAAACCACTACCTAAACCATACTTAGTTTCTTCATGCATAACATTTTTATATCTATGATAATATTTTGATCTTCTTTTTCTCCTATTCTCTTTTTCACCTTCTTTACTACAATATTCATTACAATACATTTGTCTATTATGTTTTTTATCAAATTCAGAACCACAAAACTTACAAACAGCCATAAAAAACACCCTTGTTATTAATTTTTATCTCCTTATAAAAATTATAATATATAAATTAAATTTTTACAATATTTTATCAACTACTTCATACACATATAATAATAAGGAGGTGAAAAAAAAATGGTTAATCTTAAAAGACATCCAGATTACAAATCCATAAGACATAACCCCATAATGAACTCATTACAAATAAACACTAATGGGGACTCTAAACCATACATGATAATCATAAAAGATTTCACAATTGATGACTGGGACGATTTAAAGGAAACTGAGTATAGTAAAAAACATTTAGAAGAAAACATTTTCAAAAACCCAGAATATCACCTTTTAGGTCATAACGGTTCGAGCGTGGATAATAACTCCTCTAATTTAGACTTTGGAAAATATGAAACTTGGGTTAAAGTAGTTTCATAATTATATCTTTTTTAAAATGAGGATAAATAATCCTCCACAATTCCCATTTTTTTTCTTATACATTTAATCTCCATACACCATTATCACTCTTAAAACGTTTAGGATAACATTTAAAAGTAGCACGGCCAAGAATATTACTAATATAACTAGTAGAAATAGAACCATGCAACAAATTATTTTTATTGATGAACAATGCTATT
This genomic interval carries:
- a CDS encoding zinc ribbon-containing protein — encoded protein: MARCGQKPGKGRYVCINCGEDLYLDDATDTLPPCAKCNGCDFRRG